A window of Rhabdothermincola salaria contains these coding sequences:
- a CDS encoding DUF1015 family protein, with protein MPRFEPFPGIRYDVARADPAAVTAPPYDVISPSDREQLVAADPRNVVRIDLPVPDDSGADPYAQAAALWAAWQTDGTLVTDAGPSFTVYRMELVDDDGHARHTTGVVGALALSPPGDDGILPHEFTTPKAKTDRLDLLRTTTANLSAVWGLSPAPGLTDLLHCDEAPSIHFTDDTGVTHSVWTITDPDRLTAISTAVTAHPVVIADGHHRYETSLAYLGERRVAADDGGPGVGAAEAVMCFMVELVDDELAVGPIHRLLSGLPDGFDLPGALAPFFELSPIDLTGAGTVARLQAEGGLALITPDGDWLARPRPEAMASARDLDSSRLDVALAALPSPTVVYQHGVDNIRGCIARGEAQAGVLLRPATVAQIVDIAHGGERMPPKTTFFYPKPRTGIVFRDLH; from the coding sequence GTGCCCCGCTTCGAGCCCTTTCCCGGCATCCGCTACGACGTCGCCCGCGCCGATCCGGCCGCGGTGACGGCCCCCCCGTACGACGTCATCTCCCCGAGCGATCGCGAGCAGCTAGTGGCCGCCGACCCTCGCAACGTCGTGCGCATCGACCTGCCCGTCCCCGACGACTCGGGCGCCGACCCCTATGCCCAGGCGGCCGCACTGTGGGCCGCCTGGCAGACCGACGGCACCCTGGTCACCGACGCCGGGCCCTCGTTCACCGTGTACCGCATGGAACTCGTCGACGACGACGGCCACGCCCGCCACACCACCGGTGTCGTCGGGGCCCTCGCCCTCTCGCCGCCCGGCGACGACGGCATCCTGCCGCACGAGTTCACGACACCCAAGGCCAAGACCGACCGCCTCGACCTGCTGCGGACCACCACCGCCAACCTGTCCGCGGTCTGGGGTCTGTCCCCGGCACCGGGCCTCACCGACCTGCTCCATTGCGACGAGGCGCCGTCGATCCACTTCACCGACGACACCGGGGTCACCCACTCGGTCTGGACGATCACCGACCCGGATCGCCTGACCGCCATCAGCACGGCCGTCACCGCCCACCCGGTCGTGATCGCCGACGGCCACCACCGCTACGAGACCTCGCTGGCCTACCTCGGCGAGCGGCGCGTCGCGGCCGACGACGGCGGACCGGGTGTCGGCGCGGCCGAGGCGGTCATGTGCTTCATGGTGGAGCTGGTCGACGACGAGCTTGCCGTCGGACCCATCCACCGGCTCCTCTCCGGGCTCCCCGACGGCTTCGACCTCCCGGGGGCCCTGGCCCCCTTCTTCGAGCTCAGCCCCATCGACCTCACCGGTGCCGGCACCGTCGCTCGCCTCCAGGCCGAGGGCGGTCTGGCCCTGATCACCCCCGATGGCGACTGGTTGGCCCGACCCCGGCCCGAGGCCATGGCCTCCGCACGCGACCTCGACTCCAGCCGTCTCGACGTGGCGCTGGCCGCCCTGCCCTCCCCCACCGTCGTCTACCAGCACGGCGTCGACAACATCCGGGGCTGCATCGCCCGAGGCGAAGCCCAGGCGGGCGTGCTGCTGCGCCCGGCGACGGTCGCCCAGATCGTCGACATCGCCCACGGCGGCGAGCGCATGCCTCCCAAGACCACGTTCTTCTATCCCAAGCCCCGCACGGGCATCGTCTTCCGCGACCTGCACTAG
- a CDS encoding 2-oxoacid:ferredoxin oxidoreductase subunit beta: MTDTAVPETTRKDWSSDQEPRWCPGCGDYTILAAVQSLMPNLGVRREETVFVSGIGCAARFPYYMDTYGVHTIHGRAPAIATGLAVARPDLDVWVVGGDGDMLSIGGNHLLHALRRNVDLTILMFNNQIYGLTKGQYSPTSEVGKVTKSTPFGSLDHPFNPISLAIGAEATFVARTHDMDRNHMQDVLTRAHAHEGAAFVEIYQNCNVFNDGAFAQITAKTNRSSMLIPLEHGEPIRFGEENERGVVMGPDSALRIVDVSDVGEDALLVHDETDAGLAFQLSRLSHGPTEPTAIGVFRSIERDDYGSGVSRQVAAAGEQKGPGDLRALLHSGATWTVD; this comes from the coding sequence ATGACTGACACCGCCGTTCCCGAGACCACCCGCAAGGACTGGTCGAGCGACCAGGAGCCCCGCTGGTGCCCCGGCTGCGGGGACTACACGATCCTCGCCGCCGTGCAATCGCTGATGCCCAACCTCGGTGTCCGACGCGAAGAGACCGTGTTCGTCTCCGGCATCGGGTGCGCGGCGCGGTTCCCGTACTACATGGACACCTACGGGGTGCACACCATCCACGGGCGCGCCCCCGCCATCGCCACCGGGCTGGCCGTCGCCCGCCCGGACCTCGACGTCTGGGTGGTGGGCGGCGACGGCGACATGCTCTCGATCGGTGGCAACCACCTGCTGCACGCCCTGCGCCGCAACGTGGACCTCACGATCCTGATGTTCAACAACCAGATCTACGGTCTGACCAAGGGCCAGTACTCGCCCACCAGCGAGGTCGGCAAGGTCACCAAGTCCACGCCGTTCGGGTCGCTCGACCACCCCTTCAACCCGATCAGCCTGGCCATCGGCGCCGAAGCCACCTTCGTGGCCCGGACCCACGACATGGACCGCAACCACATGCAAGACGTCCTCACCCGGGCCCACGCTCACGAGGGGGCGGCCTTCGTGGAGATCTACCAGAACTGCAACGTGTTCAACGACGGGGCCTTCGCCCAGATCACCGCCAAGACCAATCGGTCGTCGATGCTCATCCCGCTCGAACACGGAGAGCCGATCCGGTTCGGCGAGGAGAACGAGCGTGGGGTGGTCATGGGCCCCGACAGCGCTCTGCGCATCGTCGACGTCTCCGACGTCGGCGAGGACGCCCTGCTGGTCCACGACGAGACCGATGCCGGCCTGGCCTTCCAGCTGTCCCGCCTGTCCCACGGCCCCACCGAGCCCACGGCCATCGGTGTGTTCCGGTCCATCGAGCGAGACGACTACGGCTCGGGCGTCTCCCGTCAGGTGGCGGCCGCCGGCGAGCAGAAGGGTCCCGGCGATCTGCGGGCCCTGCTGCACTCCGGAGCCACCTGGACCGTCGACTGA
- a CDS encoding 2-oxoacid:acceptor oxidoreductase subunit alpha — protein sequence MSTTADQAPATEHIDRVIIRFAGDSGDGMQLTGDRFTSASALLGNDLVTLPEYPAEIRAPAGTVAGVSAFQVHISDHDITTHGDTPDVLVAMNPAALLSEVGKLEPGASLIVNIDAFDERNLTKAGYDHNPLEGDDLLAFTVFEVPMTSLTRQACEPLGVKPRDAERSKNFFALGLISWMYTRPEQPTLDWIATKFASKPQVRDANVAAFNAGHAFGETAELFGHRYAVDPAPQAPGEYTSVNGNTATAWGLIAASQLVKLPLFLGSYPITPASDILHELSKHKNFGVRTLQAEDEIAGIGAALGAAYGGHLGITTTSGPGVALKSETLGLAISLELPLVIIDVQRGGPSTGLPTKTEQADLLLAMFGRHGESPLPIVAAFSPAQCFHAAIEAVRLAVTYRTPVFLLTDGYLANGSEPWLIPDVDDLPDIPVAFLTEPNATAADGSPMLLPYQRDPETLARPWIIPGTPGLEHRIGGIEKAEGTGNISYDPENHEHMTRVRAAKVAGIADDIPAAEVTGDVDDAELLVVGWGSTWGAINGGVDRCRARGRKVAHVHITHLNPFPANLGEIVRRYPKVAVPEMNLGQLTLLLRAEYLVDARPISKVKGLPFTAGELEAAFLEVLDD from the coding sequence ATGTCCACCACGGCCGATCAGGCCCCGGCGACCGAGCACATCGATCGGGTCATCATCCGCTTCGCGGGCGACTCGGGCGACGGGATGCAGCTCACCGGCGACCGATTCACCAGTGCGAGTGCCCTGTTGGGCAACGACCTGGTCACCCTGCCGGAGTACCCCGCCGAGATCCGGGCCCCAGCCGGCACCGTCGCCGGCGTGTCCGCGTTCCAGGTGCACATCTCCGACCACGACATCACCACCCACGGTGACACGCCCGACGTCCTCGTCGCCATGAACCCGGCGGCGCTGCTGTCCGAGGTCGGCAAACTCGAGCCCGGGGCCAGCCTCATCGTCAACATCGACGCCTTCGACGAGCGGAACCTCACCAAGGCCGGCTACGACCACAACCCCCTCGAGGGCGACGACCTGTTGGCCTTCACCGTGTTCGAGGTCCCCATGACCTCGCTCACCCGGCAGGCCTGCGAGCCGCTCGGGGTCAAGCCGCGCGACGCGGAGCGATCGAAGAACTTCTTCGCCCTGGGCCTCATCTCGTGGATGTACACCCGGCCCGAGCAGCCCACGCTCGACTGGATCGCCACCAAGTTCGCGTCCAAGCCCCAGGTGCGCGACGCCAACGTGGCGGCGTTCAACGCCGGCCACGCCTTCGGCGAGACCGCCGAGCTGTTCGGCCACCGCTACGCCGTCGATCCGGCACCACAGGCCCCGGGCGAGTACACGTCGGTCAACGGCAACACCGCCACCGCGTGGGGCCTCATCGCCGCCTCACAGCTGGTGAAGCTGCCGCTGTTCCTCGGGTCGTACCCGATCACTCCGGCCTCGGACATCCTCCACGAGCTGTCCAAGCACAAGAACTTCGGGGTGCGCACCTTGCAGGCCGAGGACGAGATCGCCGGCATCGGGGCCGCGCTGGGCGCCGCCTACGGCGGGCACCTCGGCATCACCACCACCAGCGGTCCCGGGGTCGCCCTCAAGAGCGAGACCCTCGGCTTGGCCATCAGCCTCGAGCTCCCCCTTGTGATCATCGACGTCCAGCGCGGGGGACCCTCCACCGGGCTTCCCACCAAGACCGAGCAAGCCGACCTGTTGCTGGCCATGTTCGGCCGCCACGGTGAATCGCCGCTGCCGATCGTCGCCGCGTTCAGCCCGGCGCAGTGCTTCCACGCCGCCATCGAGGCCGTGCGCCTGGCCGTCACGTATCGCACCCCCGTCTTCCTGCTCACCGACGGCTACCTGGCCAACGGCTCCGAGCCGTGGCTGATCCCCGACGTCGACGACCTCCCCGACATCCCGGTCGCCTTCCTCACCGAGCCCAACGCCACCGCGGCCGACGGGTCCCCGATGCTGCTGCCCTACCAGCGCGACCCCGAGACCCTGGCCCGGCCGTGGATCATCCCGGGCACCCCGGGCCTCGAACACCGCATCGGCGGCATCGAGAAGGCCGAGGGCACGGGCAACATCTCCTACGACCCGGAGAACCACGAGCACATGACCCGGGTGCGGGCGGCCAAGGTCGCCGGCATCGCCGACGACATCCCGGCCGCCGAGGTCACCGGCGACGTCGACGATGCCGAGCTCCTGGTCGTGGGGTGGGGGTCCACCTGGGGGGCCATCAACGGCGGCGTCGACCGCTGTCGGGCGCGTGGTCGCAAGGTGGCCCACGTCCACATCACCCATCTCAACCCGTTCCCGGCGAACCTCGGCGAGATCGTGCGGCGCTACCCCAAGGTCGCCGTGCCGGAGATGAACCTCGGCCAGCTCACGTTGCTACTGCGCGCCGAGTACCTCGTCGACGCTCGTCCCATCAGCAAGGTCAAGGGGCTTCCGTTCACCGCTGGTGAGCTCGAAGCCGCGTTCCTGGAGGTCCTCGATGACTGA
- a CDS encoding single-stranded DNA-binding protein yields the protein MSESSRPAPTDADPASSVGATNVVVLHGVLSRDPDVRTLPSGDDLVAYEVTVARPDGPAESAPVVWIDPPRRRAVLTAGDAVVVVGRVRRRFYRAGGVTQSRTEVFATKVVRSPSPSRGQELVRRALAAFEELPGPAVG from the coding sequence ATGTCAGAGTCCTCGCGACCTGCTCCCACCGATGCCGACCCGGCATCGTCCGTCGGCGCCACGAACGTGGTGGTCCTGCACGGTGTGCTCAGCCGCGATCCCGACGTCCGCACGTTGCCCTCGGGCGACGACCTCGTGGCCTACGAGGTCACCGTGGCCCGCCCCGACGGACCGGCCGAGAGCGCGCCCGTGGTGTGGATCGACCCACCCCGCCGCCGAGCGGTGCTCACCGCCGGCGATGCCGTGGTCGTCGTGGGTCGGGTGCGCCGGAGGTTCTACCGGGCGGGCGGCGTCACCCAGAGCCGCACGGAGGTGTTCGCCACCAAGGTGGTGCGGTCGCCGTCGCCGTCTCGGGGCCAGGAGCTGGTGCGGCGGGCGCTGGCCGCTTTCGAGGAGCTCCCGGGGCCGGCGGTGGGCTGA
- a CDS encoding tetratricopeptide repeat protein: MARRGLGAATGKRVSNASRAWRDAVEGADRSGGAAERSAAPEAGAADAPVDEERRRDDEARAEREARAGEEWVLVEEVRDEAQGAVSRGGQRTRRNRTTPTPVGDLAEEVRLELSRAVGTARSERVERRLREASEDFEHERFGDAARILKKLSDEAPTVAAVRELYGLTLYRQSKWKAAAKELEAFRLLADSVEQHPVLADCYRALGQWAMVDELWQELGAVSPGAEIVTEGRIVAAGALADQGQVVGAIDLLASGWKFPKNPKDHHLRRAYALADLYERAGEVPRARDLFGRIAGVDPDFADVERRLRALR, translated from the coding sequence GTGGCCCGCCGTGGGCTGGGGGCGGCCACCGGCAAGCGGGTGTCGAACGCCAGTCGCGCATGGCGCGATGCAGTCGAGGGAGCCGACCGGTCGGGTGGCGCAGCGGAGCGCTCGGCCGCGCCGGAGGCCGGTGCGGCCGACGCACCCGTCGACGAGGAACGCCGGCGCGACGACGAGGCCCGAGCCGAACGTGAGGCTCGGGCCGGCGAGGAGTGGGTGCTCGTCGAAGAGGTCCGCGACGAGGCCCAGGGGGCGGTGTCGCGTGGGGGCCAGCGCACCCGGCGCAACCGGACGACGCCCACACCGGTCGGCGATCTGGCCGAGGAGGTCCGCCTCGAGTTGTCGCGGGCCGTGGGCACGGCTCGCAGTGAGCGGGTCGAGCGTCGCCTCCGGGAGGCCAGCGAGGACTTCGAGCACGAGCGGTTCGGCGACGCGGCCCGGATCCTCAAGAAGCTCTCGGACGAAGCCCCCACCGTCGCAGCCGTCCGTGAGCTCTACGGGCTGACGCTGTACCGCCAGAGCAAGTGGAAGGCGGCGGCCAAGGAGCTCGAGGCGTTCCGCCTCCTCGCCGACAGCGTCGAGCAGCACCCGGTGTTGGCGGACTGCTACCGGGCCCTCGGCCAGTGGGCGATGGTCGACGAGCTCTGGCAGGAGCTGGGCGCGGTGTCTCCGGGCGCCGAGATCGTGACCGAGGGGCGCATCGTGGCAGCCGGCGCGCTGGCCGACCAGGGCCAGGTGGTCGGGGCCATCGACCTGCTGGCCTCGGGCTGGAAGTTCCCGAAGAACCCCAAGGACCACCACCTCCGCCGGGCGTACGCGCTCGCCGACTTGTACGAGCGGGCGGGAGAGGTCCCGCGGGCCCGGGATCTGTTCGGTCGCATCGCCGGCGTCGACCCCGACTTCGCCGACGTCGAGCGGCGGCTGCGGGCCCTTCGCTGA
- the tyrS gene encoding tyrosine--tRNA ligase — translation MSDAAILDDLLSRGLVHDTTDTDALGARLAEGPIRVYAGFDPTGDSLHVGHLVPLLLLRRFQLFGHQPVALAGGATGMIGDPGGRSTERNLLAADELDRNVAAITSQLTSFLDFEADGNPALLVDNRDWTARIGVLEFLRDVGKHVTVNTMLAKESVRARVQSEQGISFTEFSYMLLQANDYRHLHETLGVELQVGGSDQWGNITAGIDLVRRTVGAHVHGLTVPLVTRADGAKFGKSTGDAVWLDPHRTSPYAFFQYFVNSDDRDVERFLLQLTLLPLDEIATVMAEHRDAPERRVAQRALAEAVTTLVHGEAAAREAGVASTGFTRAVGDLAVADWEALSGTVPTVALTPDEAGGDLVEVLVTHGVLASKGEGRRLIAQGGLYVNDVAAPEGRRLTSADWHHDRWCMVRRGKKQRHLLVR, via the coding sequence GTGAGCGATGCTGCGATCCTCGACGACCTGCTGTCCCGTGGGCTGGTGCACGACACCACCGACACCGACGCCCTGGGGGCCCGTCTGGCCGAGGGGCCGATCCGGGTGTACGCCGGTTTCGATCCGACGGGCGACAGCCTGCACGTGGGCCATCTCGTCCCATTGCTGTTGTTGCGCCGCTTCCAGCTCTTCGGGCACCAGCCGGTGGCACTGGCGGGAGGAGCCACCGGCATGATCGGCGATCCGGGCGGGCGGTCCACGGAGCGCAACCTGCTCGCCGCCGACGAGCTCGACCGCAACGTGGCGGCCATCACCAGCCAGTTGACATCCTTCCTGGACTTCGAGGCCGACGGGAACCCGGCCCTCCTGGTCGACAACCGGGACTGGACGGCCCGGATCGGGGTGCTGGAGTTCCTGAGGGACGTGGGCAAGCACGTCACCGTCAACACCATGCTGGCCAAGGAGTCGGTGCGCGCCCGCGTGCAGAGCGAGCAGGGGATCTCCTTCACGGAGTTCAGCTACATGCTCCTGCAGGCCAACGACTATCGCCACCTCCACGAGACCCTGGGCGTCGAGCTCCAGGTGGGCGGGTCGGACCAGTGGGGGAACATCACCGCCGGCATCGACCTCGTACGGCGCACGGTCGGCGCCCACGTGCATGGGCTCACCGTCCCGTTGGTCACCCGCGCCGACGGGGCCAAGTTCGGCAAGTCCACCGGCGATGCCGTGTGGCTCGACCCCCACCGCACGTCCCCGTACGCCTTCTTCCAGTACTTCGTGAACAGCGACGACCGCGACGTCGAGCGGTTCCTGCTCCAGCTCACCCTGCTCCCGCTCGACGAGATCGCCACGGTGATGGCCGAGCACCGCGACGCCCCCGAGCGTCGCGTCGCCCAGCGGGCGCTGGCCGAGGCGGTGACGACCCTCGTGCACGGCGAGGCGGCGGCCCGAGAGGCAGGTGTCGCATCGACCGGGTTCACCCGGGCGGTGGGCGACCTCGCTGTGGCCGACTGGGAAGCGCTGTCGGGCACGGTGCCCACGGTGGCGCTCACCCCCGACGAGGCCGGTGGCGACCTCGTCGAGGTCCTGGTCACCCACGGGGTGCTGGCCTCCAAGGGCGAGGGGCGTCGCCTCATCGCCCAGGGCGGCCTCTACGTCAACGACGTCGCCGCCCCCGAAGGACGCCGGCTGACGTCTGCTGATTGGCACCACGATCGCTGGTGCATGGTGCGAAGGGGCAAGAAGCAGCGCCATCTGTTGGTGCGCTGA
- a CDS encoding NUDIX hydrolase: protein MTSPGASSGPRRPQLLTADRLASSGELSSLVADLHRHEPADAGQARLRDQMLEFASANPDALHRSCAAGHFTGSALVLDPDSGRVLVLFHTKLRKWLQPGGHTDGEANLAATALREATEETGIDGLVVVAPPADLDIHEVRPPKEAAHLHLDVRYLVLAPSGARAVGNHESEALRWVAPVDLPALGADEGLIRLAERAGALAGRL, encoded by the coding sequence ATGACCTCGCCGGGCGCGAGCTCCGGCCCCCGCCGACCCCAGCTCCTGACCGCCGATCGACTTGCGTCCTCCGGAGAGCTGTCGTCGCTGGTCGCCGACCTGCACCGCCACGAACCGGCCGACGCCGGGCAGGCCCGCCTCCGCGATCAGATGCTCGAGTTCGCCTCGGCGAACCCGGATGCCCTGCATCGGTCCTGCGCCGCAGGCCACTTCACCGGCTCGGCCCTCGTGCTCGACCCCGACAGCGGTCGGGTGCTGGTGCTGTTCCACACCAAGCTGCGCAAGTGGCTCCAGCCCGGCGGCCACACCGACGGCGAAGCCAACCTCGCCGCCACGGCGCTGCGGGAAGCGACCGAGGAGACCGGCATCGACGGGCTGGTCGTCGTGGCTCCGCCCGCCGACCTCGACATCCACGAGGTCCGGCCGCCGAAGGAGGCGGCCCACCTGCACCTCGACGTGCGCTACCTGGTGCTGGCACCGTCGGGGGCTCGGGCGGTCGGCAACCACGAGTCCGAGGCGCTGCGCTGGGTCGCGCCGGTGGACCTCCCGGCCCTCGGCGCCGACGAGGGCCTGATCCGCCTGGCCGAACGGGCGGGGGCCCTGGCGGGCCGGCTCTGA
- a CDS encoding DNA-3-methyladenine glycosylase: protein MSVPTGAVLPRSFYDRDPRVVGPELLGKALVHGDRAVRIVEVEAYVGADDPASHAYRGRTPRTRVMFGPPGHLYVYFSYGMHWCANAVCGPEGEAAAVLLRAGEALAGLEAMRHDRSAARRDRDLANGPAKLCQALGIDGDHDGADLVDGTGPTILDDGVPPPPSPATSGRVGISVAVEHPWRWFVPDDPHVSPGRPGPAVGRRGR, encoded by the coding sequence GTGAGCGTCCCCACCGGTGCGGTGTTGCCGCGCTCGTTCTACGACCGGGACCCACGCGTCGTGGGCCCGGAGCTGCTGGGCAAGGCGCTCGTCCACGGCGACCGTGCCGTGCGCATCGTCGAGGTCGAGGCCTACGTCGGGGCCGACGACCCCGCCAGCCACGCCTATCGGGGTCGGACGCCACGCACCCGGGTGATGTTCGGGCCCCCGGGGCACCTCTACGTGTACTTCAGCTACGGCATGCACTGGTGTGCCAACGCCGTGTGCGGGCCGGAGGGCGAGGCCGCCGCCGTGCTGCTGCGCGCCGGTGAGGCCCTGGCGGGCCTCGAGGCCATGCGCCACGATCGCTCCGCAGCCCGCCGCGACCGTGACCTGGCCAACGGGCCCGCGAAGCTGTGCCAGGCGCTGGGCATCGACGGGGACCACGACGGTGCCGACCTGGTCGACGGAACCGGCCCGACGATCCTCGACGACGGTGTGCCCCCGCCGCCATCGCCGGCCACGAGCGGTCGAGTCGGCATCTCGGTGGCGGTCGAGCACCCTTGGCGTTGGTTCGTGCCCGACGACCCACACGTCTCGCCGGGGCGTCCCGGCCCGGCGGTGGGCAGGCGGGGCCGATGA
- the argH gene encoding argininosuccinate lyase, which produces MSTLWHGRFEGGPAEELLAFTVSLPYDRRLAGDDITGSRAHVRGLARVGILTEAERDDVLEALDRVERELESGELVFVASDEDIHTAVERRVTELAGPAGGKLHTGRSRNDQVATDLRLYAKRELAGIAARVLALQGVLLDRAREAGDAYLPGYTHLQRAQPVLLAHHLLAHGWALARDLDRLADTRRRLDVSPLGAGALAGSSLPLDPEGTAEDLGFARVFDNSLDAVSDRDFVAEALFDLALLGVHLSRLAEELILWSTDEFGFLGLDDAWSTGSSMLPQKKNPDIAELTRGKTGRLIGNLTGLLATLKALPLAYNRDLQEDKEPLFDSLDTVALALSAMTGLLATSTLRTDVMAAAADSPTSAATDLAEHLVAGGLPFREAHAVVGALVRRSLDEGIALRDLVAASPELGPEAVGLLDEGVAVSRRTTRGGAGPAPVAAQLARFAERLTEDRDRWEQ; this is translated from the coding sequence ATGAGCACCCTGTGGCACGGCCGCTTCGAGGGAGGCCCGGCCGAGGAGCTGTTGGCGTTCACGGTGAGCCTGCCCTACGACCGCCGGCTGGCCGGCGACGACATCACCGGCTCGCGCGCGCACGTCCGGGGACTGGCCCGGGTCGGAATCCTCACCGAGGCCGAGCGTGACGACGTGCTCGAGGCGCTCGACCGAGTCGAGCGCGAGCTCGAATCCGGTGAGCTGGTCTTCGTGGCCTCCGACGAGGACATCCACACCGCGGTCGAGCGTCGTGTGACCGAGCTGGCCGGTCCGGCCGGCGGCAAGCTGCACACCGGGCGGAGCCGCAACGACCAGGTCGCCACCGACCTGCGGCTGTACGCCAAGCGGGAGCTCGCCGGCATCGCTGCACGCGTGCTGGCCCTCCAAGGAGTGCTGCTCGATCGTGCCCGGGAGGCGGGCGACGCCTACCTCCCCGGCTACACCCACCTCCAGCGGGCCCAGCCGGTGCTGCTGGCCCACCACCTCCTGGCCCACGGCTGGGCGCTCGCTCGCGACCTGGACCGGCTGGCCGACACCAGGCGTCGCCTCGACGTCTCACCGCTCGGCGCCGGGGCCCTGGCCGGTTCCTCGCTGCCCCTCGACCCCGAGGGGACCGCTGAGGACCTCGGTTTCGCCCGCGTGTTCGACAACTCCCTCGACGCGGTGAGCGATCGCGATTTCGTCGCCGAGGCCCTCTTCGACCTGGCCCTGCTCGGAGTGCACCTCTCGCGGCTGGCCGAAGAGCTCATCTTGTGGTCCACCGACGAGTTCGGGTTCCTCGGCCTCGACGACGCCTGGTCCACGGGCTCCTCGATGCTGCCCCAGAAGAAGAACCCCGACATCGCCGAGCTCACGAGGGGCAAGACCGGTCGTCTCATCGGCAATCTCACCGGCCTGCTGGCCACGCTGAAGGCGTTGCCGCTGGCCTACAACCGCGACCTCCAGGAGGACAAGGAGCCGCTCTTCGACAGCCTCGACACCGTGGCCCTGGCGCTGTCGGCCATGACCGGTCTGTTGGCCACCTCCACGCTGCGCACCGACGTCATGGCGGCCGCCGCCGACTCACCCACCAGCGCGGCCACCGACCTGGCCGAGCACCTCGTGGCCGGGGGCCTGCCGTTCCGCGAGGCCCACGCCGTCGTCGGCGCGCTGGTGCGGCGCTCGCTCGACGAGGGCATCGCCCTGCGCGACCTGGTGGCGGCGTCGCCCGAGCTGGGCCCCGAGGCCGTCGGCCTCCTCGACGAGGGCGTCGCCGTCTCGCGGCGCACCACCCGAGGCGGGGCCGGGCCCGCGCCGGTGGCCGCTCAGCTGGCTCGCTTCGCCGAACGGCTCACCGAGGACCGGGACCGCTGGGAGCAGTGA
- a CDS encoding argininosuccinate synthase, whose product MAKRVVLAYSGGLDTSVAVRWMIENYGVEVITVACNLGQEGDWEGLQAKAFAAGAVEAIVVDCREEFARDFLAPALKANALYEGRYPLVSALSRPVIVRHLVAAARYHGAEAVAHGCTGKGNDQVRFEVATRALAPDLEIMAPVRNWGMTREMSIEYAEAHDIPVAATKEKLYSIDDNLWGRAIECGEMEDPWARPPEGVWSMTTVKASEAREVVVGFEEGVPVSLDGEAMALHDLIVELNDIVGAYGWGRLDMVENRRVGIKSRETYEAPGALALIEAHRDLESITLERDVAHEKQRLEGRFADLVYDGMWYSPLKEALDAFVDNTQRFVTGEVRLRLEPGRCYVVGRRSPHSLYDYGLATYDAEDSFEHADSEGFVKLWGLGIQTWAAKQSAALPGTPTSASGATTSTSTSAPTAGE is encoded by the coding sequence ATGGCGAAGCGAGTGGTGCTGGCCTACAGCGGTGGTCTCGACACCTCGGTGGCCGTGCGTTGGATGATCGAGAACTACGGCGTCGAGGTGATCACCGTCGCCTGCAACCTGGGCCAGGAGGGGGACTGGGAGGGTCTGCAGGCCAAGGCGTTCGCCGCCGGGGCCGTGGAGGCCATCGTGGTGGACTGCCGCGAGGAGTTCGCTCGCGACTTCCTCGCCCCCGCCCTCAAGGCCAACGCCCTCTACGAGGGCCGCTACCCGCTGGTGTCGGCGCTGTCCCGTCCCGTCATCGTGCGCCACCTCGTGGCCGCCGCCCGCTACCACGGCGCCGAAGCGGTGGCCCACGGGTGCACGGGCAAGGGCAACGACCAGGTCCGCTTCGAGGTGGCCACCCGGGCCCTGGCGCCCGACCTCGAGATCATGGCGCCGGTGCGCAACTGGGGCATGACCCGGGAGATGAGCATCGAGTACGCCGAGGCCCACGACATCCCCGTGGCCGCCACCAAGGAGAAGCTGTACTCCATCGACGACAACCTCTGGGGCCGGGCCATCGAGTGCGGTGAGATGGAGGACCCGTGGGCGCGCCCGCCCGAGGGGGTGTGGAGCATGACCACGGTGAAGGCCAGCGAGGCCCGTGAGGTCGTCGTGGGCTTCGAGGAAGGCGTGCCGGTCAGCCTCGACGGCGAGGCCATGGCCCTGCACGACCTCATCGTGGAGCTCAACGACATCGTGGGGGCCTACGGCTGGGGGCGTCTCGACATGGTCGAGAACCGCCGGGTGGGCATCAAGAGCCGCGAGACGTACGAAGCCCCGGGTGCGTTGGCCCTCATCGAGGCCCACCGCGACCTCGAGTCGATCACGCTCGAGCGCGACGTCGCCCACGAGAAGCAGCGCCTCGAAGGGCGCTTCGCCGACCTCGTGTACGACGGGATGTGGTACTCCCCGCTGAAGGAGGCCCTCGACGCCTTCGTCGACAACACCCAGCGCTTCGTCACCGGTGAGGTGCGCCTGCGCCTCGAGCCCGGTCGCTGCTACGTCGTCGGTCGCCGCAGCCCCCACAGCCTCTACGACTACGGCCTGGCCACCTACGACGCCGAGGACAGCTTCGAGCACGCCGACTCCGAGGGCTTCGTGAAGCTCTGGGGACTGGGCATCCAGACCTGGGCGGCCAAGCAGTCGGCCGCCCTCCCCGGGACGCCGACCTCCGCCAGCGGCGCCACCACCTCCACGTCGACCTCCGCCCCGACGGCGGGGGAGTGA